The nucleotide window TGCCTGTGAAATGGACCACCCTTAGGCAGCCAGTCATCCGCTACCCAGAAAAATCAAATCTACTGGGGAATGGATTATGCGCACTGTCACGCCGTATGCGTCGGCTATCTTCATCATCGGAACCGGGAGCGCGTTTGCGCAAGCGCCCGAACCGTTCGTTCTGGGCACGATCTATATCGGTTCGGATGCCACCACCTCCATCGGGATCGACAACGAGGACCTGACGCGCACGACGCCGAAGGATCTGCAGGAGGTCTTCAAGTCCGAGCCGTCGGTGTCGGTGGGTAGTTCGTTGCCGATATCGCAGAAAATCTATGTAAACGGAGTCGAGGAGAACAACCTGAACGTCACAATCGATGGCGCGCGGCAGAACAACCGAATCTTTCACCACAGCGCCACGACCTATATCGACCCAGAACTGCTGAAGGCGGTGCGGGTCGACCCCGGCGTGGCGCCGGCAGATGCGGGACCCGGAGCGATGGCCGGCGCGATCGCGTTCGAGACGAAGGACGTGGGCGACCTGTTGGAAGAGGGACGCACGTTCGGCGGGCGGTTCATCACCGAGTATCAGAGCAATGGTGATGTCTTTACCAACAGCCTGGCGCTCTTTGGCGTGTCCGGGCGGTTCGAGTATCTGGCCTTCGGGAAGTATGCCGATGGCGGTCTGCGCGAGGACGGCTCCGGCGTGGATATTACCGGCTCGGGCACGGGGCTGACCAGCGGGTTGGCCAAGGTGGCGTTCAACGCCGACAACGGCGGGCGGCTGGAACTGGGGTACGAGATCGTGCGCGACGATGCGCAGCGTCCCCTGCGGGCGGATTTCGCGGGCTTGCGCGGCGTTCTGGACACGAGGACCTATACGCTGGAGCGCCAGAACCTGGTGTTGTCCTATGAGTTCGGGAACACCACGGCGATGTGGAATCCGTCGGTGCAGATCGCCTACAATTCGACCGACCTTTACACCGGGCCGATGCCGGGCGCCACGGACGCCTATGCGGGCAAGACCACGAGTTTCACGGGCAAGATCCAGAACGAGTTCCAGGTGGCGAATGGCACCGTGAATGCGGGTCTCGATTTTTACAGCGACGTGGCGGATATCAACGGCGAGGGCACGGCGGTATTCTTTGCCGAGGAGAAGGCCACGAATATCGGCCTCTTCGTGCAGGCCGAGCTGGACCTGACGGATCGGTTCCGCCTGTCGACAGGCGCGCGATACGATTTCCAAGAGTTCGAGGGCGTCGACGGCACGACCTATGACAATGACGGGCTGTCGGCGAACATCGCCGGGGATTTCGACGTGACCGACGCGATCACGGTCAGTGCCGGGGCCTCGCGCGTGTGGGGCGGTATCGCATTGGCGGAAAGCTTCCTGTTCGACACCGCCTGGACCTATCCGGCGTCGATCGAGCCGGTGACCTCGGAGAATTATTACCTCGGGGCCAATTACCGGGTGGGCAACTGGGACTTCAACGCCAAGCTGTTCAAGACCGATATCGACAACGCGCGGACCCTGCTGGACCCCACGACAGGCCTGTTCAACGGCGGGCCGGGGCAGGTTTCGGACCTCGACACCGAGGGGTACGAGATCGGCGCGGCCTATACATGGTCGAGCGGGTTCGCCCGCATCGCCTATGCCGATATCGACACCAAGATCAACGGAGGTCCTGCCGACAGCTACACCGGGCGTTACCTGACCACGCCCCTGGGGGACAACCTTGTGTTCGAGGTGGCCAACACGTGGGATCGGCTGGGTCTGACGTTGGGTGCGGATGCGCAGATCGTGTTCGACAAGTCGGCGGCGGGCGCGCCCGGGGGCGAGATCGACGGGTTCGAAGTGGTCAACGCCTTTGCCGAGTACACGCCGCGCCGGATGGAGAACCTGACCGTGCGGGCGGAGATCGACAACATCTTCGACGAGACCTATACCGAGCGGGCGACCTACGGTCAGGAATTCGCGACGGTGACGCCGCTGCGGGAGCCGGGCCGGTCCTTCAACCTGCGGGCCACGCTGC belongs to Roseovarius sp. THAF27 and includes:
- a CDS encoding TonB-dependent receptor; protein product: MRTVTPYASAIFIIGTGSAFAQAPEPFVLGTIYIGSDATTSIGIDNEDLTRTTPKDLQEVFKSEPSVSVGSSLPISQKIYVNGVEENNLNVTIDGARQNNRIFHHSATTYIDPELLKAVRVDPGVAPADAGPGAMAGAIAFETKDVGDLLEEGRTFGGRFITEYQSNGDVFTNSLALFGVSGRFEYLAFGKYADGGLREDGSGVDITGSGTGLTSGLAKVAFNADNGGRLELGYEIVRDDAQRPLRADFAGLRGVLDTRTYTLERQNLVLSYEFGNTTAMWNPSVQIAYNSTDLYTGPMPGATDAYAGKTTSFTGKIQNEFQVANGTVNAGLDFYSDVADINGEGTAVFFAEEKATNIGLFVQAELDLTDRFRLSTGARYDFQEFEGVDGTTYDNDGLSANIAGDFDVTDAITVSAGASRVWGGIALAESFLFDTAWTYPASIEPVTSENYYLGANYRVGNWDFNAKLFKTDIDNARTLLDPTTGLFNGGPGQVSDLDTEGYEIGAAYTWSSGFARIAYADIDTKINGGPADSYTGRYLTTPLGDNLVFEVANTWDRLGLTLGADAQIVFDKSAAGAPGGEIDGFEVVNAFAEYTPRRMENLTVRAEIDNIFDETYTERATYGQEFATVTPLREPGRSFNLRATLRF